A section of the Candidatus Bathyarchaeota archaeon genome encodes:
- a CDS encoding DNA replication complex GINS family protein, whose protein sequence is MRVITTHKVPVVETSGISIKETEVGRELTISLWVAMMLIDAGLARFTEDGVTDEEWTQIHYRERFQPLGKPSPLPDDFYSKVYLTFMREMRVMSGESASAEKMDRMRGRFRDILESRIAKITRIASAEVTAPTRGLQPEETALYKDLFARISSWRRSMKKLGNKD, encoded by the coding sequence GTGAGGGTCATCACCACCCATAAGGTGCCGGTTGTGGAAACCTCTGGTATCTCTATCAAAGAGACTGAGGTGGGGCGGGAGCTCACCATTTCCCTCTGGGTCGCGATGATGCTTATTGATGCTGGTCTCGCTAGGTTCACGGAAGATGGTGTAACAGATGAAGAGTGGACTCAAATACACTATCGGGAGCGGTTCCAGCCTCTTGGGAAGCCTTCTCCTCTTCCTGATGACTTCTACTCCAAGGTTTATCTCACATTCATGAGGGAGATGAGGGTGATGTCTGGGGAATCAGCTAGCGCTGAAAAAATGGATCGAATGAGAGGTCGTTTTCGGGATATTCTAGAAAGTCGAATTGCTAAGATCACCAGGATCGCATCGGCAGAGGTGACCGCCCCGACCCGAGGGCTCCAGCCCGAGGAGACCGCCCTGTATAAAGACCTGTTCGCCCGGATTTCGTCATGGAGAAGATCTATGAAAAAACTTGGAAACAAAGACTAG
- a CDS encoding ASKHA domain-containing protein, with amino-acid sequence MTLKVLINPLNIELTAKRGDTLLTVMQEGGVRIESLCGGKGFCGKCRVIHESGDIKVFSDAPLKFLSHKELEEGYQLACTTRLLSNCVFTIPTESRINKPQILLSAELILDEPDPSSRKHLVAALPFVNNSLLIPHRAIRLKGYMGVQPRVGEEVYGELQVIGDGPVTATVSKTNGFPEIIDIEPGERTAYNYGLAVDIGTTTVVGFLVDLNTGNIMARASEMNRQITYGEELVTRISFARTKEGLNKLQKIVVSAINDVIAQVTRETGVDPNDITDVCAGGNTVMNHLFAGINPEYLEIANVEVSREPIIRKAKNLGLNVNPEAYAYCVPNVSRFLGGDAIGDVLASGMHKSEELSLMVDLGTNGEIIFGNNSWLFSSSCASGPAFEGTGVRHGMRGARGGIDHVTIDPKTYEAEYTTIGNVRVKGICGSGIIDLVAELFGVGLLDFAGKLIIGKTDLVREGKWGLEYVVVPEHKTTIGQDIVLTQADLDYVIDSKAAACGAITVLMKKLKVSIYDIRHLYIAGAFGTYTDLGNAMKLGIFPELPNAGVHPIGNGSLSGAYATLMSMEKKREAKEIAERTVYVDLLVDVEFMEEYSRALYLPGAKEYFPGRGGAR; translated from the coding sequence GTGACCTTGAAAGTTCTCATCAATCCCCTTAACATCGAGCTGACCGCCAAGAGAGGAGACACCCTACTCACGGTGATGCAGGAGGGCGGAGTAAGAATCGAGAGCCTCTGTGGGGGCAAGGGGTTCTGCGGAAAGTGCCGAGTTATCCACGAGAGCGGAGACATCAAGGTCTTCTCCGACGCCCCCCTGAAGTTTCTGAGTCATAAGGAGCTAGAAGAGGGTTACCAGCTTGCATGCACCACTCGCCTCCTCAGCAACTGCGTATTCACTATACCCACGGAGAGCAGAATAAACAAACCCCAGATACTCCTCAGCGCCGAGCTAATCCTAGATGAACCAGATCCCAGCTCCCGGAAGCACCTTGTCGCGGCATTGCCCTTCGTTAATAACTCCCTGCTGATTCCCCATAGAGCCATCAGGCTTAAGGGCTACATGGGAGTCCAGCCTCGGGTGGGAGAGGAGGTCTATGGAGAGCTACAGGTCATTGGGGACGGTCCCGTCACAGCCACAGTCTCCAAGACCAATGGATTCCCGGAGATTATTGACATAGAGCCCGGGGAAAGGACGGCCTACAACTACGGCCTCGCCGTTGACATTGGCACTACCACCGTAGTTGGGTTTCTTGTAGATCTCAACACGGGAAATATCATGGCTCGGGCTTCGGAGATGAACCGCCAGATTACATACGGTGAGGAGCTTGTAACCCGGATCTCCTTCGCCCGCACCAAGGAAGGGCTCAACAAGCTCCAGAAGATCGTAGTGAGTGCCATAAACGACGTCATCGCCCAGGTCACTAGAGAGACTGGAGTCGACCCCAACGATATTACAGACGTCTGTGCCGGGGGCAACACGGTGATGAACCACCTTTTTGCAGGGATAAATCCTGAATACCTCGAGATCGCTAACGTCGAGGTCTCCAGAGAGCCTATAATCAGGAAGGCAAAAAACCTTGGTCTCAACGTCAACCCTGAGGCATATGCCTACTGCGTCCCCAACGTTAGCAGATTTCTCGGAGGTGACGCAATAGGGGACGTCCTCGCCTCTGGGATGCACAAGAGTGAGGAGCTCAGCCTCATGGTAGACCTTGGCACCAACGGGGAGATCATCTTCGGGAATAACAGCTGGCTCTTCAGCAGCAGCTGCGCCTCAGGCCCCGCTTTCGAGGGGACAGGTGTCCGCCACGGAATGCGAGGTGCCAGAGGAGGCATAGACCATGTCACTATTGATCCAAAGACCTACGAGGCGGAATATACCACCATCGGAAACGTAAGGGTGAAAGGAATCTGTGGCTCAGGGATCATAGACCTTGTTGCAGAGCTCTTCGGTGTGGGACTCCTAGACTTTGCGGGAAAGCTCATCATCGGCAAGACAGATCTGGTCCGTGAGGGTAAGTGGGGACTCGAATACGTCGTCGTCCCAGAACACAAGACCACTATAGGTCAGGATATTGTCCTCACCCAGGCTGACCTTGACTACGTGATAGACTCCAAGGCCGCGGCCTGCGGCGCCATCACGGTGCTCATGAAAAAGCTCAAGGTCAGCATCTATGACATACGTCACCTCTACATCGCTGGGGCCTTTGGCACATACACCGACCTCGGAAACGCGATGAAGCTAGGTATCTTCCCGGAGCTCCCTAACGCAGGGGTACATCCCATCGGTAACGGGAGCCTCTCCGGGGCCTACGCGACGCTTATGTCAATGGAGAAAAAGAGAGAGGCAAAAGAAATCGCTGAAAGAACAGTCTACGTTGACCTCCTCGTCGACGTGGAGTTTATGGAGGAATACAGCAGAGCTCTCTACTTACCGGGGGCGAAAGAGTACTTCCCCGGAAGGGGAGGGGCCAGATAG
- the nifU gene encoding Fe-S cluster assembly scaffold protein NifU — protein MYGEKVLDHFRNPRNVGELEDADGVGSVGNPVCGDMMSIYIKVKDDKIDDIKFRTFGCGAAIATTSMTTELAKGKTLDKAMEITKQTVADELGGLPPVKMHCSNLAADALHEAIKDYRGKKK, from the coding sequence ATGTACGGCGAGAAGGTTCTAGACCACTTTAGAAACCCCCGGAACGTCGGGGAGCTTGAAGACGCCGACGGGGTCGGCTCAGTGGGAAATCCAGTCTGCGGTGACATGATGTCCATCTACATCAAGGTCAAAGATGATAAAATTGACGATATCAAGTTCAGGACCTTTGGATGCGGAGCAGCAATAGCCACTACTAGCATGACCACAGAACTCGCTAAGGGAAAGACATTAGACAAAGCCATGGAGATCACCAAGCAGACTGTCGCAGACGAGCTTGGGGGGCTCCCCCCTGTAAAGATGCACTGTAGCAACCTCGCTGCAGACGCCCTCCACGAGGCCATCAAGGACTACCGTGGGAAAAAGAAATGA
- a CDS encoding N-glycosylase/DNA lyase, producing the protein MTAPSIGVKTMTGEVLKLRDDPALRTIVENRIAEFLEVKKTGTEKWFEELAYCLLTAYSSARLGQLCVNALCDRNALLNSDLDQVKEVLKTQGHRFAEKRAEYIFNARKLAPTLKGTIQGFEDIKAAREWLVKNVKGIGWKESSHFLRNVGYLDIAIIDRHILSNMVDHGILDERPKSITKRRYLEYEGILAEVSRRIDMPLGEMDLYLWFRKTGKVLK; encoded by the coding sequence ATGACAGCACCGTCAATAGGAGTTAAGACCATGACCGGTGAGGTCCTCAAACTCAGAGATGACCCTGCGCTCCGTACCATTGTTGAGAACCGGATAGCTGAGTTCCTCGAGGTCAAGAAGACGGGCACCGAGAAATGGTTTGAGGAACTCGCATACTGCCTTCTTACAGCTTACTCAAGTGCCAGACTGGGCCAGCTCTGTGTCAACGCCCTCTGCGATCGCAATGCCCTCCTCAACAGCGACCTCGACCAAGTGAAGGAGGTCCTGAAGACTCAGGGACACAGGTTCGCCGAGAAACGAGCAGAGTACATATTCAACGCCAGGAAGTTGGCCCCCACACTTAAGGGGACAATCCAGGGATTCGAAGATATTAAGGCCGCCCGGGAATGGCTCGTGAAGAACGTCAAAGGCATTGGCTGGAAGGAGTCCAGCCACTTTCTTAGAAACGTCGGTTACCTAGATATAGCGATCATAGATCGCCATATACTTTCCAATATGGTAGACCACGGCATCCTTGACGAGCGACCGAAGAGCATCACCAAAAGGAGATATCTAGAATACGAGGGCATCCTCGCCGAGGTCTCTAGGAGGATAGACATGCCCCTTGGGGAGATGGACCTCTACCTCTGGTTCCGAAAGACTGGGAAGGTCCTCAAATAA
- a CDS encoding sugar phosphate isomerase/epimerase family protein — MEIAVSTLFCLNKPLEEVMPLILRAPTKFIELMDTGPHALSRSRVEAFLEIKEAHGLEYAVHSPYTDVNIGANDPYVRETILGRLESSIKYASDLGADRWIFHPGNTTALEWALPKGTAWSINIESVRRLVEYAKTLGVRAMIENLPEPFPFLMKSVEDFRRFFNQVGFEPPMVLDIAHAHIRGEELEFIRRFGDRIAHVHASDNQGDRDTHLRIGEGTVDWGKVMEALRESHFDGWVTIESHNAISESIRLLEDLK; from the coding sequence ATGGAGATCGCTGTATCCACTCTTTTCTGTCTAAACAAGCCGCTAGAGGAGGTAATGCCACTTATCCTAAGGGCTCCAACCAAGTTCATCGAGTTAATGGACACCGGGCCCCACGCGCTGTCCCGCTCCCGGGTCGAGGCGTTCCTAGAGATCAAAGAGGCCCACGGCTTGGAATATGCGGTTCACTCTCCTTATACGGATGTCAATATAGGGGCGAATGACCCGTATGTACGGGAGACCATCCTAGGACGCCTAGAGTCCTCCATCAAGTATGCTTCGGATCTGGGAGCAGACAGATGGATCTTTCACCCTGGGAATACTACAGCTCTAGAATGGGCACTCCCCAAGGGAACGGCCTGGAGTATCAACATTGAATCAGTTAGGCGCCTCGTAGAATATGCCAAAACCCTGGGGGTAAGGGCCATGATAGAAAATCTCCCGGAGCCCTTCCCCTTCCTAATGAAGTCAGTGGAAGATTTCAGGCGCTTCTTCAACCAAGTTGGGTTTGAGCCGCCTATGGTCCTCGACATCGCCCACGCTCATATCAGGGGCGAAGAGCTAGAGTTCATCAGGAGATTCGGGGACAGGATAGCCCACGTCCACGCGAGCGACAACCAAGGAGATAGGGATACCCACCTCCGGATAGGCGAAGGTACCGTCGACTGGGGCAAGGTTATGGAGGCCCTCAGAGAGTCACACTTCGACGGCTGGGTCACCATAGAGTCCCACAATGCCATTTCAGAGAGCATCCGGCTCCTTGAAGATTTGAAGTGA
- a CDS encoding NUDIX domain-containing protein has protein sequence MAKNGKLGWIDWELFKQIRASMPLASVDILAIHQGRLLLMRRVNDPGRGVWFIPGGRIRYGETLNDAVLRELREETSLIPVSMEVKGSMCHFWSDAHYVTTFFRIDVSGDIVCMNDEHDKYLWVSVLPDDTHPLVREMVERAGIFEK, from the coding sequence ATGGCCAAAAATGGAAAACTAGGATGGATTGATTGGGAACTGTTCAAGCAGATTAGGGCGTCCATGCCCCTAGCCAGCGTCGATATCCTGGCGATCCACCAGGGGAGGCTGCTCCTTATGAGACGTGTAAATGATCCAGGGAGGGGTGTTTGGTTCATTCCGGGGGGAAGGATCAGATACGGGGAGACTCTGAATGATGCGGTGCTTAGGGAGCTCAGGGAAGAAACGAGCCTCATACCTGTTAGCATGGAGGTGAAGGGGAGCATGTGCCACTTCTGGAGCGATGCCCACTACGTTACAACTTTTTTCAGGATCGATGTATCCGGAGACATTGTTTGTATGAATGATGAACACGACAAGTACCTATGGGTCTCCGTGCTCCCCGATGATACTCATCCTCTGGTTAGGGAGATGGTTGAGCGAGCGGGGATATTTGAGAAGTGA
- a CDS encoding cysteine desulfurase family protein, with the protein MSMKVYMDHGAGKPVDPRVLEVMTPYFMETYGNPASFHGKGFDALKSVNRARQQVASLIGAEAAEIVFTSSATEANNLGIGGATRRYKKKGNRIILSAIEHISSINVGKELYKEGFEVKYAPVNNQGIVELGELEGLVNDKTILVSVMAANGEIGTIQPIEKAMEIAHRNGALFHTDATAAAGQIAVNTKSVDFMTISSNELYGPKGVGALYIKKGLRVKPQIIGGGQENGIRSGSENVPGIVGMGAAADFASAEMGAEGKRLSGLRDALIGGVIETIPESYLNGHPSVRLPNNANIRFSYIEGEALILSLDQLGINVSSGSACTAKTLEPSHVLRAIGLKHEEAHGSLVYTLGKVNNKAHVNYVIEQMSEVVGRLRAMSPLTPEELR; encoded by the coding sequence ATGTCCATGAAAGTTTACATGGATCACGGAGCCGGGAAGCCAGTTGACCCTAGAGTCTTAGAGGTAATGACCCCATACTTCATGGAAACCTATGGGAACCCAGCCAGCTTCCACGGAAAGGGCTTCGATGCCCTCAAATCAGTAAACCGAGCTAGACAACAGGTGGCCTCCCTCATCGGGGCTGAGGCAGCGGAGATCGTCTTCACATCCTCCGCGACCGAAGCCAACAACCTCGGGATTGGGGGTGCAACCCGGAGATACAAGAAAAAAGGAAACCGCATTATCCTTTCAGCCATAGAGCATATCTCATCCATTAACGTTGGGAAGGAGCTCTACAAGGAGGGCTTTGAGGTTAAATATGCTCCCGTGAACAATCAGGGAATCGTTGAACTCGGGGAACTAGAAGGCCTAGTGAACGACAAGACTATTTTAGTTTCAGTCATGGCAGCCAACGGAGAGATTGGAACCATCCAGCCCATTGAGAAAGCGATGGAGATCGCTCACAGGAATGGCGCATTGTTTCATACTGATGCTACTGCTGCCGCCGGGCAGATAGCCGTCAATACGAAGAGCGTGGATTTCATGACCATATCCTCCAATGAATTATACGGACCAAAAGGGGTGGGAGCTCTTTATATTAAGAAGGGGCTGAGGGTGAAGCCCCAGATAATCGGAGGGGGTCAAGAGAATGGGATCAGATCTGGATCCGAGAATGTCCCGGGAATCGTGGGGATGGGAGCTGCAGCTGATTTTGCTTCTGCTGAGATGGGCGCCGAGGGAAAGCGCCTCTCCGGTCTTCGCGATGCTCTGATCGGAGGAGTGATCGAAACCATCCCGGAGTCCTACCTAAATGGCCACCCAAGCGTGAGACTACCCAACAACGCGAACATAAGATTCAGCTATATCGAGGGAGAGGCCCTCATCCTAAGCCTCGACCAACTCGGTATCAACGTCTCCTCGGGATCAGCTTGTACTGCGAAGACCCTAGAACCCTCACATGTACTCAGGGCTATAGGGCTGAAGCACGAGGAGGCTCATGGTAGTCTCGTCTATACGCTGGGAAAGGTAAATAACAAAGCGCATGTGAATTACGTAATAGAGCAGATGTCAGAGGTTGTAGGAAGATTGCGCGCGATGTCGCCTCTCACCCCCGAGGAGCTGAGATGA
- a CDS encoding SDR family oxidoreductase, producing MYEKGRSFHKKDNRHAWNFLLMNSLKGKVILVTGAGRGFGKYMALAYAKEGAEVVAASRTTDELLILKETIEGKGGKCAIFPTDLLILDGMTQLKDYIKEQYGRLDTLVNCAADNLWKVFDDTTIREWDRSISINLRAPFILSKLFLPMMKKQGKGSIINISSGSATKGFVAEVAYCPSKYGLEGLTQCLAMEFYQHNIAVNSLSPSAPEGKKLRPSKLKSKDERKLPDEIKEKYADDDSIVEAFSEAWSFLALQDAKGVTGQRFGSKQLADYLRENGVKNTVTNWKSKLTKAVYVSYELPEKVYYDTMLKDTIGDAGMKILYFDRDTTSHG from the coding sequence ATGTATGAAAAGGGCAGGAGTTTCCACAAAAAGGATAATAGACATGCATGGAATTTTTTACTTATGAACAGTCTAAAGGGGAAGGTGATTCTCGTTACTGGGGCTGGGCGGGGATTTGGAAAATATATGGCCCTCGCATATGCTAAGGAGGGTGCTGAAGTCGTTGCCGCATCCCGCACGACGGATGAATTACTGATCCTAAAAGAGACCATTGAAGGAAAAGGTGGAAAATGTGCAATCTTCCCAACAGATCTACTAATACTAGATGGTATGACCCAGTTGAAAGACTATATAAAAGAACAATACGGAAGACTAGATACCCTGGTCAACTGTGCAGCGGATAACCTCTGGAAGGTATTTGATGACACGACTATCAGGGAATGGGATAGGTCGATCTCGATAAACTTGCGTGCCCCGTTCATCCTGAGTAAGCTGTTCTTACCCATGATGAAAAAACAGGGTAAAGGGAGTATCATCAATATATCCTCAGGTTCCGCAACCAAGGGATTCGTCGCAGAGGTTGCGTACTGTCCATCAAAGTATGGTTTAGAGGGGTTAACCCAATGCCTTGCCATGGAGTTCTACCAGCACAATATAGCCGTCAACTCCCTTAGTCCATCTGCCCCCGAAGGTAAGAAGCTAAGACCAAGCAAACTCAAGTCGAAAGATGAGCGCAAACTACCGGATGAGATAAAAGAAAAGTACGCAGATGATGACTCAATTGTAGAGGCATTCAGTGAAGCTTGGAGTTTCCTAGCTTTACAGGACGCTAAGGGTGTAACCGGGCAGAGGTTTGGATCCAAACAGCTCGCTGATTATTTGAGGGAAAATGGTGTAAAAAATACGGTCACAAACTGGAAGAGTAAACTTACAAAAGCAGTCTACGTATCGTATGAACTTCCTGAGAAAGTTTACTACGACACCATGCTTAAAGATACAATTGGGGATGCAGGAATGAAGATACTGTATTTTGATAGGGACACCACCTCCCACGGTTGA
- a CDS encoding minichromosome maintenance protein MCM translates to MANLIQSEESFTRFIEGFRDERGEVKYEQTLSEMAVKGLKSFTVDFKDLYSFDPDLARTTLDAPGDQLKQFSIAAFQKLRIRDPAHADSIRGINVRFRALPTETALRRIGAEHIGHLVMVTGIIVRATSIQPFILKADFTCGQCGEILGIDQTDQFLKTPRECTTCGSRRGFELNAKTSVFIDSQRLAIQERPEELPAGQLPRQVNVDVKDDIVDVARPGDRVSITGVLNLIRKQTRGGALRVFDFTLEANNVDVSGREMELLELTEEDEEEIREIAQDPWVHRRLLQSIAPSIFGLDEIKESILYLLFNGVSKNLPDVRIRGDINVLLVGDPGTGKSQLLMYASKVAPRGLMTTGRGSTAAGLTAAVVKEGGTGSFTLEAGALVLGDKGIVCIDEMDKMRDEDRGAIHPAMEQQVVSIAKGGIVATLNARTSILAAANPTLGRYNPYQTIAQNISLPVTLLSRFDLIFILRDIPEKDRDSKMAEHILRLHLAAGSPDTAHLNTELLRKYISYARRTDPVITEDVVQAFQDYYVKMRTASLQGGEASAVSITARQLESLVRLAEARARVHLREEVTVEDAEAAISLMQRSLEQVGIDVETGEQDIDLLYTGKPRSLQNKLQSVLGVIGEMDRIEGMVRDDDLYEALSSDHGIGRTEAAKLIGTLMRDGTIYSPRPGYYKRTV, encoded by the coding sequence ATGGCGAATCTGATCCAATCTGAGGAGTCCTTCACCCGTTTCATAGAGGGCTTCAGGGACGAGAGGGGCGAGGTAAAGTACGAGCAGACCCTCTCGGAGATGGCTGTAAAGGGTCTGAAATCTTTCACCGTAGACTTCAAGGACCTTTATTCCTTCGATCCAGACCTCGCCCGTACCACCTTGGATGCCCCTGGGGACCAACTCAAACAGTTCAGCATTGCCGCTTTCCAAAAGCTCCGCATCCGGGACCCCGCACACGCGGACTCGATCCGGGGGATAAATGTAAGATTCAGAGCTCTCCCCACAGAAACCGCCCTGCGCCGTATCGGAGCAGAGCATATCGGTCACCTAGTCATGGTCACAGGGATCATTGTTAGGGCCACCAGCATCCAGCCCTTCATCCTCAAGGCCGACTTCACCTGTGGCCAGTGCGGTGAGATCCTCGGTATTGACCAGACCGACCAGTTTCTCAAGACTCCACGGGAGTGCACCACCTGTGGCAGTCGCAGGGGCTTCGAGCTAAATGCTAAGACGTCTGTCTTCATCGACTCTCAGCGCTTAGCGATCCAGGAGCGTCCCGAGGAGCTCCCTGCTGGGCAGCTCCCCCGCCAGGTTAATGTGGATGTAAAGGATGATATCGTAGACGTCGCCCGACCCGGGGATAGGGTAAGTATTACTGGTGTTCTCAACCTGATCCGGAAGCAGACCCGTGGGGGCGCTCTCAGGGTTTTCGATTTTACCCTTGAGGCAAACAACGTGGACGTGAGCGGCCGAGAGATGGAGCTTCTAGAGCTCACCGAAGAGGATGAAGAGGAGATCCGAGAGATTGCCCAAGACCCATGGGTTCATCGCCGACTCCTCCAAAGCATCGCTCCTAGCATCTTCGGCCTCGACGAGATCAAGGAGTCAATCCTGTACCTTCTCTTCAACGGAGTGTCCAAGAACCTCCCGGACGTTCGCATTAGGGGAGACATCAACGTTCTCCTAGTGGGGGACCCGGGTACCGGTAAGAGCCAGCTCCTCATGTATGCCTCAAAGGTTGCTCCCCGGGGGCTCATGACTACAGGTAGAGGGTCTACAGCTGCTGGGCTCACCGCAGCTGTAGTCAAGGAGGGAGGCACGGGGAGCTTCACCCTTGAGGCAGGCGCCCTCGTTCTGGGGGACAAGGGGATCGTTTGCATCGACGAGATGGATAAGATGAGAGACGAAGACCGGGGCGCGATCCATCCTGCTATGGAGCAGCAGGTAGTGAGCATCGCCAAGGGGGGCATTGTCGCGACCCTCAACGCTAGGACCAGCATTCTCGCTGCCGCGAACCCAACTCTGGGCAGGTACAACCCTTATCAGACCATCGCCCAGAACATCAGCCTCCCCGTCACCCTCCTGAGCCGCTTCGACCTAATCTTTATCCTTAGGGATATTCCTGAAAAGGATAGAGACTCAAAGATGGCAGAGCACATCCTCAGGCTCCACCTCGCCGCAGGGTCCCCAGACACTGCTCACCTTAACACGGAACTCCTTAGGAAGTACATCAGCTATGCAAGGCGCACCGACCCCGTTATCACCGAGGATGTAGTCCAAGCCTTTCAGGACTATTATGTCAAGATGAGGACCGCTAGTCTCCAAGGGGGCGAGGCCTCTGCAGTGAGCATCACTGCTCGCCAGCTTGAGTCCCTAGTTCGCCTCGCGGAGGCTAGGGCTAGGGTCCATCTAAGGGAGGAGGTCACCGTTGAGGATGCCGAGGCCGCTATATCTCTGATGCAGAGGAGCTTAGAGCAGGTTGGTATTGACGTAGAGACCGGAGAGCAGGACATTGACTTACTCTATACTGGAAAGCCCCGAAGCCTCCAGAATAAGCTCCAGTCAGTCCTTGGGGTTATAGGGGAAATGGACCGGATCGAGGGAATGGTCAGGGACGACGATCTCTATGAGGCCCTCAGCTCGGACCATGGAATTGGGAGGACAGAAGCGGCCAAGCTCATTGGGACCCTCATGAGGGACGGGACTATCTACTCTCCAAGGCCAGGGTATTATAAGAGAACAGTCTGA
- the mtnA gene encoding S-methyl-5-thioribose-1-phosphate isomerase, whose product MRITVNGEEKSSYTIWRDGSDVKLIDQRALPHRFKILTLKNHRDTAEAINIMILRGAGAIGVAAGYGMAQAALEAKDLAPKKFNEYINESADMLRNTRPTAANLFAAIDRCLTAGSICTIPKRVEAIVAEADRIAEEDLEASKRIGEHGNTLIEEGYKVLTHCNAGALAFIDYGTALSPIRHAHASGKRIFVWVDETRPRCQGARLTAWEMKQEGIPYALIVDNAAGHFMLRGEVDLLITGADRIAANGDVANKIGTYEKAVVASENGIPFYVAAPRMTFDFNTRSGDEIEIEERGPEEITSMWGVDEAGKDCRVMIAGEDFKVRNPAFDVTPARYVNGFITEKGIIRPPFEKNIKKIFDG is encoded by the coding sequence ATGAGAATCACAGTAAACGGCGAAGAAAAGAGCAGCTATACCATTTGGAGAGATGGTTCAGACGTTAAACTCATAGACCAAAGGGCCCTCCCTCACAGGTTCAAGATACTTACCTTGAAAAACCATAGGGACACAGCGGAGGCCATTAATATCATGATCCTTAGAGGAGCCGGAGCCATCGGAGTAGCTGCAGGATATGGTATGGCCCAGGCTGCGTTAGAAGCAAAAGACCTCGCCCCGAAAAAATTCAATGAATACATAAATGAATCCGCAGACATGCTAAGGAACACTCGGCCCACAGCAGCGAACCTCTTCGCTGCTATTGATAGGTGCCTCACAGCTGGTTCCATCTGCACTATCCCCAAAAGAGTTGAAGCTATTGTAGCCGAAGCAGACAGAATCGCTGAGGAGGATCTTGAAGCATCAAAAAGAATAGGGGAGCATGGTAACACCCTCATAGAGGAGGGATACAAGGTACTTACTCATTGCAATGCAGGGGCCCTTGCATTCATCGACTATGGTACCGCCCTGAGTCCCATCCGCCACGCCCACGCTAGTGGAAAGAGGATCTTCGTCTGGGTCGATGAGACCCGACCTCGGTGCCAGGGGGCTAGGCTAACAGCATGGGAAATGAAGCAGGAGGGAATCCCCTATGCCCTCATCGTCGACAATGCCGCGGGTCACTTTATGCTCCGGGGTGAGGTTGACCTCCTCATCACGGGGGCCGACAGAATCGCCGCCAACGGAGATGTCGCTAACAAGATCGGGACCTATGAGAAGGCAGTAGTTGCTAGTGAAAACGGCATACCGTTCTATGTCGCAGCCCCCCGGATGACCTTCGACTTCAATACCCGGAGCGGGGATGAGATTGAGATAGAGGAGCGGGGACCCGAGGAGATTACGAGCATGTGGGGAGTAGACGAAGCCGGTAAAGATTGCAGGGTGATGATAGCGGGAGAAGACTTCAAGGTCAGGAACCCCGCTTTTGATGTAACACCGGCTCGCTACGTCAACGGGTTCATCACTGAAAAGGGAATAATACGCCCACCCTTTGAAAAGAACATAAAGAAAATTTTCGATGGATAG